One segment of Methanobrevibacter wolinii SH DNA contains the following:
- the cfbD gene encoding Ni-sirohydrochlorin a,c-diamide reductive cyclase catalytic subunit: MHPRPSPIAASLYTLRDLNVDVIVMHGPKGCCFRTSRLLESDGVRVLTTGMSENDFILGAGEKLEETLIKAYNMFHPKLMGVVGTCASMIIGEDLKEAIENVDLDCIIIPVEVHAGLGEGDNTEGAILVLERAVEYGVIPKEEADRQIKMLKLATEVEKTRGMAQGKYIKPNFGDNKEKIANIIVDAIRDNKKVAFVLNAKKETSYLFADILNFDYTKINPNNKPIFIGNLDENIGLPRIRTHAKNVKSDLKKYSNIDFDYITGGLDEYPITGDVAEKYLKNKGIDLLVVVGVPHALKIDNLNVESIAVTDGPRLVEALRDDGYNHVIAELDAHSKTLGVDSVVDSDFGMMIRSVIEWANE; the protein is encoded by the coding sequence ATGCATCCACGTCCAAGTCCTATAGCTGCTTCATTATATACATTAAGAGATTTAAATGTTGATGTTATTGTTATGCATGGTCCTAAAGGATGTTGCTTTAGAACAAGTAGATTATTAGAAAGTGATGGAGTACGTGTTTTAACAACAGGTATGAGTGAAAATGATTTTATTTTAGGTGCTGGTGAAAAATTAGAAGAAACATTAATTAAAGCATATAATATGTTTCATCCTAAACTTATGGGAGTTGTTGGAACATGTGCTAGTATGATTATAGGTGAAGATTTAAAAGAAGCTATTGAAAATGTTGATTTAGATTGCATTATAATACCTGTTGAAGTTCATGCAGGTTTAGGTGAAGGAGATAATACTGAAGGAGCTATTTTAGTCTTAGAACGTGCAGTTGAATATGGTGTAATACCTAAAGAAGAAGCAGATAGACAAATTAAAATGTTAAAACTTGCTACTGAAGTTGAAAAAACAAGAGGTATGGCACAAGGTAAATATATTAAACCTAATTTTGGAGATAATAAAGAAAAAATTGCAAATATAATTGTTGATGCTATTCGTGATAATAAAAAGGTTGCTTTTGTATTAAATGCTAAAAAAGAGACATCATATTTATTTGCTGATATTTTAAACTTTGATTATACTAAAATTAATCCAAATAATAAACCAATATTTATTGGAAATTTAGATGAAAATATTGGTCTTCCAAGAATAAGAACTCATGCAAAAAATGTTAAATCAGATTTAAAGAAATACTCAAATATTGATTTTGATTATATTACTGGAGGTCTTGATGAATATCCTATTACTGGTGATGTTGCAGAAAAATATCTTAAAAATAAAGGCATTGATTTATTAGTTGTAGTAGGTGTTCCCCATGCTCTTAAAATCGATAATTTGAATGTAGAATCTATTGCAGTAACTGATGGTCCAAGACTTGTAGAAGCTTTACGTGATGATGGTTATAATCATGTTATTGCAGAACTTGATGCACATTCTAAAACTCTTGGTGTAGATAGTGTTGTTGATTCTGATTTTGGTATGATGATTCGTTCTGTTATTGAGTGGGCTAATGAATAA
- the hisH gene encoding imidazole glycerol phosphate synthase subunit HisH codes for MITIIDYKSGNIRSISNGFKKIGVDVQLTDDPEILADADYLVLPGVGSFGASMENLEPFKDIIYEHINDDKPFLGICLGLQVLLSTSDETPDVKGLDIFKGHVKRLPKGLKIPHMGWNKLNLCRPCSILEGMDGKYFYFVHSYYANPDNEENIVATCDYGFDVPAALCENNVYATQFHPEKSGKFGLKILKNFVNLKY; via the coding sequence ATGATTACTATTATTGATTATAAAAGTGGAAATATTCGAAGTATTTCTAATGGTTTTAAAAAAATAGGAGTAGATGTACAACTTACTGATGATCCTGAAATATTAGCTGATGCTGATTATTTAGTTTTACCAGGTGTAGGTTCATTTGGTGCATCAATGGAAAATCTTGAACCTTTTAAAGATATTATTTATGAACATATTAATGATGATAAACCTTTTTTAGGTATTTGTTTAGGTCTTCAAGTATTACTTTCTACTAGTGATGAGACACCTGATGTTAAAGGTTTAGATATTTTTAAGGGACATGTTAAAAGATTACCTAAAGGTCTTAAAATACCTCATATGGGTTGGAATAAATTAAATTTATGTAGACCATGTTCAATTCTTGAAGGTATGGATGGAAAATATTTTTATTTCGTACATTCTTATTATGCTAATCCTGATAATGAGGAAAATATTGTTGCAACTTGTGATTATGGTTTTGATGTACCTGCAGCATTATGTGAGAACAATGTTTATGCTACTCAATTTCATCCAGAAAAAAGTGGAAAATTTGGTCTTAAAATACTTAAAAACTTTGTAAACTTAAAATATTAA
- a CDS encoding AIR synthase-related protein: MDIEGFVRSRLKEGQDEGELKEILAERIKEYKDINDERSLLMAQSVIDEVNTTLKLNDSDDEELKDIIKIPESGVGMGQMGVGSRGAGDFFVHRRIAQIVSSTNTDSEVNPSAQDDGGVVKVKSNNDDIYVTTAVDGVHSRLSDYPFLGGFHVTRATLRDVCVMGADPVAILSDLHLADDGDVGKLFDFTAGVCAVSELLDVPLVAGSTLRVGGDMVLGDRLVSAVGSVGVSPYPPTARKGATEGDIILMTQGAGGGTITTTALYNGYFDVVWDTLNVDFVKASNALFNNDLVKDIHAMTDVTNGGLRGDAHEISSTTGVGLKFNHEKIKSLVAPKVLNMLENLNIDPLGVSTDSLMLIVPPEISDEVIKTIKSVNVPIDIIGEVDDEGSPRLINEDGSVETLTPLFREAAYTKIKKLVGDTTPEDFEIMKDKVQKAADNAINKKDKVIDYILNNR, translated from the coding sequence ATGGATATTGAAGGATTTGTAAGATCTAGACTTAAAGAAGGTCAAGATGAAGGAGAATTAAAAGAGATTCTTGCAGAAAGGATTAAAGAATATAAAGATATAAATGATGAACGTTCTCTTTTAATGGCTCAAAGTGTTATTGATGAGGTAAACACAACACTTAAACTTAATGATAGTGATGATGAAGAATTAAAAGATATAATAAAAATACCTGAATCAGGTGTTGGTATGGGTCAAATGGGAGTAGGATCTCGTGGTGCTGGTGATTTCTTTGTACATAGAAGAATTGCACAAATTGTATCAAGTACAAATACTGATTCAGAGGTTAATCCATCTGCTCAAGATGATGGGGGAGTAGTAAAGGTTAAATCTAATAATGATGATATCTATGTCACTACTGCTGTTGATGGAGTACACTCAAGACTTAGTGACTACCCATTTTTAGGAGGATTCCATGTAACACGTGCAACTTTAAGAGATGTCTGTGTTATGGGTGCAGATCCAGTAGCTATTTTAAGTGATTTACATCTTGCAGATGATGGAGATGTTGGTAAATTATTTGATTTTACTGCAGGAGTATGTGCAGTATCTGAACTTCTTGATGTTCCACTTGTAGCAGGTAGTACATTACGTGTTGGTGGAGATATGGTTTTAGGTGATAGATTAGTAAGTGCTGTTGGAAGTGTTGGTGTAAGTCCATATCCACCTACTGCAAGAAAAGGAGCTACTGAAGGAGATATTATATTAATGACTCAAGGTGCTGGTGGAGGAACTATTACTACTACTGCATTATATAATGGATACTTTGATGTTGTATGGGATACATTAAATGTTGACTTTGTAAAAGCATCTAATGCATTATTTAATAATGATCTTGTTAAAGATATTCATGCTATGACTGATGTTACAAATGGAGGATTACGTGGAGATGCTCATGAAATATCTTCAACTACTGGTGTAGGTTTAAAATTTAATCATGAAAAAATCAAAAGTCTTGTAGCACCTAAAGTATTAAATATGTTAGAAAATTTAAATATTGATCCTCTTGGAGTATCTACTGATTCATTAATGTTAATTGTACCTCCGGAAATTTCTGATGAAGTTATTAAAACTATTAAATCAGTTAATGTACCAATAGATATTATTGGTGAAGTTGATGATGAAGGTAGTCCAAGACTTATTAATGAAGATGGTTCTGTTGAAACTTTAACTCCATTATTTAGAGAGGCTGCTTATACTAAAATTAAAAAATTAGTTGGAGATACTACTCCTGAAGACTTTGAAATAATGAAAGATAAAGTTCAAAAAGCAGCAGATAATGCAATAAATAAAAAAGATAAAGTTATTGATTATATTTTAAATAATCGTTAG